From Neorickettsia helminthoeca str. Oregon, one genomic window encodes:
- a CDS encoding S1 RNA-binding domain-containing protein, with protein sequence MSKQQFYITTSRSSERKFYSQVPEYTEEDFTSILEEQFSDSMIKEGDVVEGIIKSVSPHFVLVNLGLKSEGKIPIQQFPNVDELQIGSSIMVYVEKTETGGGSLVLSYTKALKQKVWDRLYDMYLNDSEQDIEGVILYTIKSGCIVEVEGLNAFLPNSHLDVRPVSDPATLVGVKLKFRILKMEPKTGKIFVSRKKALGAVHESARAEYISTIKEGEIIDGRVKSIASYGVFIQIHESDKVGVVDGLLYINDISWARVTHPSSIYSVGQEVRVKVIGVDTEKGRISLGVKQLTDNPWKDISKKYTPGNIYPGVVTSIEDYGVFVRLEEGVEGLVHSGEISWTREKPLFLPNQKVNVMLLSVDEESHKIALSIRQCNTNPWKKFLEAYGLGVLLKCRVAEITDSGMVLMLVDQDYSYVRGYVRVANISWSQNPRKDLKRFKVGDEVQAKLVHVNADRGRVMFSLKYVEYDPFEEFIEAVNEGELIEAKIMRVEDDGIYIEVREGLEFFTAQADVSRLAVGQRLKFVVCGKERYSIKLSIAEDQKSMAAEEKEVDHSVENRDE encoded by the coding sequence ATGAGCAAGCAACAATTTTACATTACTACCAGCAGATCCTCTGAAAGAAAGTTTTATTCTCAGGTTCCTGAATATACCGAGGAGGATTTCACTTCCATTCTCGAAGAACAATTCTCCGACTCCATGATCAAAGAGGGCGATGTTGTAGAGGGGATAATAAAGTCAGTTAGTCCGCACTTTGTACTGGTCAATTTGGGCCTGAAATCGGAGGGTAAAATCCCTATCCAGCAGTTCCCAAATGTCGATGAACTGCAAATCGGATCGTCAATAATGGTATATGTTGAGAAGACAGAAACCGGTGGAGGAAGCTTAGTACTAAGTTATACTAAAGCACTCAAACAGAAGGTCTGGGATAGACTGTATGATATGTACCTCAACGATTCAGAGCAAGACATCGAAGGTGTGATACTCTATACGATAAAAAGCGGCTGTATAGTAGAAGTCGAAGGATTAAATGCTTTCCTCCCTAATAGCCACTTGGATGTGAGGCCTGTATCCGATCCAGCAACCTTAGTTGGAGTAAAATTGAAATTCAGGATTCTCAAAATGGAGCCGAAAACAGGTAAGATTTTCGTCTCCAGGAAAAAGGCACTAGGAGCCGTTCACGAATCCGCGAGAGCTGAGTATATCTCCACAATCAAAGAGGGGGAAATAATAGATGGCCGAGTGAAAAGTATCGCTAGTTATGGTGTGTTCATTCAGATCCACGAGTCCGATAAAGTCGGTGTAGTAGATGGCTTGCTCTATATCAATGATATTTCATGGGCTAGGGTTACACATCCATCATCAATCTACTCCGTCGGCCAAGAAGTCCGTGTAAAGGTGATAGGTGTAGATACAGAAAAAGGCCGTATCTCCTTAGGTGTGAAACAACTCACTGATAACCCTTGGAAAGATATCTCAAAAAAATATACCCCGGGAAATATATATCCTGGAGTCGTGACTTCAATAGAGGATTATGGCGTCTTCGTGAGATTGGAGGAGGGTGTTGAGGGTCTGGTTCACAGCGGAGAAATCTCTTGGACGAGGGAAAAGCCTCTTTTTCTACCTAACCAGAAGGTAAATGTGATGCTCCTCTCCGTCGATGAAGAAAGTCACAAAATAGCCTTGAGTATAAGACAGTGCAACACTAATCCATGGAAGAAATTCCTAGAAGCATATGGGTTAGGAGTCCTGCTCAAGTGTAGGGTGGCAGAGATCACTGATTCCGGAATGGTACTGATGTTAGTGGATCAAGATTATTCATATGTCAGAGGATATGTGAGGGTTGCGAACATAAGTTGGTCCCAGAATCCTAGAAAAGATCTAAAACGCTTCAAAGTCGGCGATGAAGTGCAAGCTAAATTAGTTCACGTCAATGCTGACCGCGGAAGGGTGATGTTTAGCTTGAAGTACGTTGAATATGATCCTTTCGAGGAGTTTATTGAGGCAGTCAATGAGGGTGAGTTGATTGAAGCTAAGATAATGCGTGTCGAAGACGATGGAATATACATTGAAGTCAGAGAAGGCTTGGAATTCTTCACTGCGCAGGCAGATGTGAGTCGCCTAGCAGTGGGTCAGAGACTTAAGTTTGTCGTTTGTGGTAAGGAGCGATATTCTATAAAGTTGAGTATCGCTGAAGATCAGAAGTCTATGGCAGCTGAGGAAAAGGAAGTAGATCATTCCGTAGAAAACCGTGACGAGTAG
- the sppA gene encoding signal peptide peptidase SppA, with amino-acid sequence MNFFGDTIVENLRLRKAVLFWKVVTLAVGVGLVFVCGSFFSGEYISDKSVSPYIARVALSGFIDYDLDRDRRIASFAYNPKIKAVILHINSPGGAVAASEALYNALKSVAQVKPLVVVSHGVMASGAYMAAMAADHIIAHNSSIVGSVGVMVQVTNLHDLASRIGVKMEVVRSGRLKALPSTFEKVPNETRFALQRSVNAAGEYFLSLVTKRRRISDPAVIEEISTGKVFLGTEAIAISLIDEIGDENNAVEWLKQNGVTGKIKNLSLVAHGGFQLSQLSPSSFLEAWRLFGTPYSGLLAVFPGAFYR; translated from the coding sequence ATGAACTTTTTCGGGGATACAATTGTTGAGAATCTCCGTCTGCGGAAGGCGGTTCTTTTCTGGAAAGTAGTCACTCTTGCAGTGGGCGTTGGGCTCGTTTTTGTGTGCGGTTCCTTTTTCTCTGGTGAATATATATCTGACAAGTCTGTTAGTCCTTACATAGCTAGGGTGGCCCTGTCCGGTTTCATTGATTATGACTTGGATCGTGATAGGCGCATTGCTTCCTTTGCATACAACCCGAAAATAAAGGCTGTTATATTGCACATCAATAGCCCTGGAGGTGCTGTAGCTGCTTCCGAGGCTCTCTATAATGCCTTGAAATCAGTTGCTCAAGTGAAGCCCCTTGTGGTGGTGAGCCACGGGGTGATGGCTTCTGGGGCATATATGGCTGCGATGGCTGCAGACCATATTATAGCTCACAATTCGAGCATTGTTGGCTCCGTGGGTGTGATGGTGCAGGTGACTAATCTACATGATCTTGCTAGCAGGATTGGGGTTAAAATGGAAGTCGTGCGTTCAGGGAGATTGAAGGCTTTACCTTCAACTTTCGAGAAAGTTCCTAATGAGACTCGTTTTGCACTGCAGCGCTCTGTGAATGCAGCTGGTGAGTATTTTCTTTCCTTGGTGACTAAGCGTAGGAGAATCTCCGATCCAGCAGTCATCGAAGAAATTTCTACTGGGAAAGTTTTCCTTGGAACTGAAGCTATTGCGATCTCATTGATCGATGAGATCGGTGATGAAAATAATGCTGTAGAGTGGCTAAAACAAAATGGCGTAACTGGAAAGATTAAGAATCTTTCACTTGTCGCTCACGGAGGATTCCAGTTGAGCCAATTGAGTCCGTCTTCTTTTTTGGAGGCGTGGAGATTATTTGGTACTCCCTATTCAGGGTTACTCGCCGTTTTCCCAGGTGCTTTTTATCGTTAA
- a CDS encoding ABC transporter ATP-binding protein, whose protein sequence is MYDGILLSHVRKSIFLVFLAVLTVFLSGFLSIALGKIIGHSVQSISDGGIGGSLLLMIVFFSLFLSLIVSFRGIFSGLLGVRIAEGLLFDLYGVLIKANLETINRNARLIPTILGSDVMVLQNFFGSGGPVLLRNIMTFLGSLIILFYTEKTLFLYLILSIPVILLLLLLFGVNVKRLSFIATGKSDKVYLEIKESLSNIQIIKAFLKERFFFNRVFKLTKEFSRSFVRYVIIRSVFIGIVMALVFLGVSIFIDFGVGSVLDNRINSATLSEFIFYALLASTSIGRIMDLYPDLQQVSNAHARIENLYKDLFGNQEDETTGQHVEQFDELEFKDVQFSYKSSEDNVVINNLSFKINRGEHVAFVGASGGGKSTILALILGFYSACAGCITINGIPVSNLSRACVRSLFAWVPQELSVISGNLKENVCMKSEGNSDNDDHFADICAAANIHDLPKNTDISDLSRGQKQRINIARAIFADRQVILLDEATSSLDRSNEKDIDSIIAAMPRDKTVIMVAHRFSGIKNMDKIIVIKKGKVEAMGTHEELLSASAFYRQMAEE, encoded by the coding sequence ATGTACGATGGTATTTTATTATCCCACGTGAGGAAGTCTATTTTCCTTGTCTTTTTGGCCGTGCTAACCGTCTTCCTATCTGGATTTCTATCGATAGCTCTAGGTAAGATCATTGGTCATTCAGTCCAGTCTATCTCTGACGGTGGCATAGGGGGGTCGCTACTGTTGATGATTGTTTTTTTCTCCTTATTCCTTTCTCTAATAGTTTCTTTCAGAGGTATTTTCTCGGGATTGTTGGGAGTAAGGATTGCGGAGGGATTATTGTTCGATTTGTATGGAGTGCTGATCAAGGCGAATCTTGAGACTATCAATCGCAATGCAAGACTGATACCGACTATTTTAGGTTCAGATGTGATGGTTCTGCAGAATTTCTTTGGATCTGGTGGTCCGGTCCTGCTACGTAATATCATGACTTTTTTGGGATCGCTTATTATTCTTTTCTATACTGAGAAGACACTCTTTTTGTACCTCATTTTATCGATCCCGGTAATTCTTTTGCTGTTGCTCCTATTTGGTGTGAACGTCAAGAGACTATCTTTTATTGCCACAGGTAAAAGCGATAAAGTTTACTTGGAGATTAAAGAGAGCCTCAGTAATATACAGATTATAAAGGCCTTTCTTAAGGAAAGATTCTTCTTTAACAGAGTATTTAAGCTGACGAAGGAATTTTCCCGTTCCTTTGTAAGGTATGTCATAATAAGATCGGTTTTCATAGGGATTGTCATGGCACTAGTTTTTCTCGGAGTCAGCATCTTCATTGATTTCGGGGTGGGTAGTGTTTTGGATAATAGGATAAATAGCGCTACGCTTTCTGAATTCATATTTTATGCGCTACTGGCATCCACTTCCATTGGAAGAATTATGGATCTTTACCCTGATCTACAGCAAGTTTCGAATGCTCATGCTAGGATAGAAAATCTATACAAAGATCTTTTCGGTAATCAGGAAGATGAAACAACTGGTCAGCATGTGGAGCAGTTCGATGAGCTCGAATTCAAAGATGTACAGTTTTCCTACAAATCCTCTGAAGATAATGTTGTAATAAATAATCTTAGTTTCAAAATCAATCGAGGTGAGCATGTTGCTTTTGTTGGCGCATCTGGTGGTGGTAAAAGTACCATCCTTGCATTGATCTTAGGGTTCTATTCTGCGTGTGCTGGGTGTATCACCATAAATGGTATACCCGTCTCTAATTTGTCTAGAGCTTGTGTACGTTCTCTCTTTGCTTGGGTTCCACAGGAGCTCAGCGTTATTTCTGGAAATCTAAAGGAAAACGTTTGTATGAAATCAGAAGGAAATAGCGATAATGATGATCACTTTGCTGATATCTGTGCAGCTGCGAACATTCATGATCTACCAAAAAATACTGATATCTCTGACCTTTCAAGGGGGCAGAAGCAGCGGATCAATATTGCCCGTGCAATCTTTGCGGATAGGCAGGTCATTCTCTTAGATGAAGCAACTTCCTCATTAGACAGGAGTAATGAGAAAGATATAGATTCCATTATTGCTGCAATGCCACGCGATAAGACAGTCATCATGGTTGCTCACAGATTCTCTGGGATAAAGAATATGGATAAGATAATCGTGATTAAGAAGGGAAAGGTTGAAGCTATGGGAACTCATGAAGAATTGCTTTCAGCGAGCGCGTTCTACAGGCAGATGGCGGAAGAGTAG